One window of the Deferrivibrio essentukiensis genome contains the following:
- a CDS encoding IS256 family transposase produces NRGVEDVLIFSIDGLPGLNEAIKAVYPESEIQRCIVHQVRNSLKFVSYKDRKELAKDLKKIYTSSTEESGKIELDKLNEKWGKKYPNIIKSWLTNWIELSTLFKYPPEIRTLIYTTNPIESFNSKLKKVSKNRGVFPTEESLFKLLYLAINDISKKWNGRIKDWSKIYPQLYIYFQERIGRFTNG; encoded by the coding sequence AAATAGAGGTGTTGAAGATGTCCTTATATTTAGTATAGATGGCTTACCTGGTTTAAATGAAGCTATTAAAGCCGTATATCCAGAGTCAGAAATCCAAAGATGTATAGTCCATCAGGTAAGAAACTCTCTAAAATTTGTATCTTATAAAGACAGAAAAGAATTAGCGAAGGATTTAAAGAAAATTTATACATCTTCAACAGAAGAAAGTGGAAAAATTGAATTGGATAAATTAAATGAAAAATGGGGCAAGAAATATCCTAATATAATAAAATCATGGCTGACCAACTGGATAGAGCTTTCAACTTTATTTAAATATCCACCAGAAATTAGAACTCTTATATATACTACTAATCCTATAGAAAGTTTTAATAGTAAATTGAAAAAGGTCAGTAAAAATAGGGGTGTATTTCCTACAGAAGAATCATTGTTTAAATTACTATATTTAGCTATAAATGATATATCAAAAAAATGGAATGGCAGAATAAAAGATTGGTCGAAAATTTACCCGCAACTATATATTTACTTTCAGGAAAGGATTGGCAGGTTTACAAATGGTTAA